The Linepithema humile isolate Giens D197 chromosome 7, Lhum_UNIL_v1.0, whole genome shotgun sequence genome has a window encoding:
- the Erk7 gene encoding mitogen-activated protein kinase 15 isoform X3 codes for MFRPVSPETDLHNIIKRGNILKDIHKVFIIYQLFKAIKYIHSGNVIHRDLKPSNVLLNAQCHCKIADFGLARSVTQIGEGDGETGSDPTLTDYVATRWYRAPEILIASKRYTKGIDMWSLGCILGEMLLGKPLFPGSSTINQVERIMATLPPPTDEDLLSVSAGYGTNLLEKTPTGPKQILKDLLPNVSEKALDLISNLIVFNPTQRLTAIKALEHPYVADFHRRGNEPERSSSVVPLLSDDVQLSVDEYRNKLYAMIDEKHRKHKNMSKSRLRRLSENIRKETSKNNPVIGQGDATVAYPSLSSRKAVRSSQSDNSARVTKTRGMNVSIEAPVQENLWHNVRNVATQYACNLTNGDFGSIPLAAAKSCFYLDQQHHSQLSKSQRSIQLDQMMMHGTGKSNQLATSVPRIKLRRACRQQPALIQASRPFASASANCGCRDNDHQFRIMPVTKSIRISDNSQCIKQMPGNVKKHFVRTINDGISNPESPYVDHQQAIRNYLNQTVPTQQHPRVRDRMPCQDKYGFADEKIDTRLKSMARGSTGRSQPRHSFDDGCVVMMRSSTTCDKPRFLDSYSQSHGVIAASIYKDLCNGTIKCKSFHCDPQDLFNFFLVSTI; via the exons ATGTTTCGGCCCGTTTCTCCAGAAACCGATCTTCACAACATCATTAAGCGGGGCAACATCCTCAAGGACATCCACAAGGTCTTCATCATATACCAACTTTTTAAGGCAATCAAGTACATACACTCGGGCAATGTTATCCACAGAGATTTGAAG CCATCCAACGTACTCCTGAATGCGCAATGCCATTGCAAGATCGCAGATTTCGGACTGGCGCGCTCGGTAACGCAAATCGGTGAGGGCGATGGTGAGACTGGAAGTGATCCAACCTTGACGGATTACGTCGCAACCCGGTGGTATCGCGCACCAGAGATTCTCATAGCTTCAAAGAG ATACACAAAAGGAATAGATATGTGGTCCTTAGGCTGTATTCTCGGCGAAATGCTACTCGGAAAGCCACTCTTTCCCGGTTCGTCGACAATAAACCAAGTCGAAAGAATTATGGCGACCCTGCCACCACCGACAGACGAAG ATTTATTATCTGTTAGTGCTGGTTACGGAACTAATTTATTGGAAAAGACACCCACTGGACCCAAACAGATTCTAAAAGATCTGCTACCAAATGTGTCGGAGAAAGCATTGGATCTGATTAgcaatttaatagtttttaatcCCACGCAACGACTTACCGCTATCAAAGCGTTGGAGCATCCATACGTCGCCGA CTTTCACCGAAGGGGAAATGAACCGGAGAGAAGTTCCAGCGTCGTGCCGTTGTTGAGTGATGATGTGCAGCTTTCCGTCGATGAATACAGAAATAAACTTTACGCGATGATAGACGAAAAGCATCGAAAGCATAAAAACAT GTCAAAATCTAGACTGCGGCGATTATCCGAAAACATTAGAAAGGAAACTAGTAAAAATAATCCAGTGATCGGCCAAGGAGACGCGACTGTAG CATACCCATCATTGTCAAGTAGGAAGGCAGTCAGATCGTCTCAAAGCGATAATAGTGCGCGCGTTACAAAAACTCGGGGAATGAACGTTTCCATAGAAGCGCCGGTACAGGAAAATCTCTGGCACAATG TCAGGAATGTGGCGACGCAGTATGCCTGTAACTTGACGAATGGTGATTTTGGAAGCATACCTCTGGCGGCGGCTAAAAGCTGTTTCTACCTTGATCAACAGCACCATTCGCAGTTGTCAAAGTCCCAACGTTCCATACAATTGGATCAGATGATGATG CACGGCACCGGCAAATCGAACCAATTAGCGACGTCGGTACCTCGCATTAAACTGCGGAGAGCTTGCAGACAGCAACCAGCTCTCATTCAAGCGTCAAGACCTTTCGCCTCGGCGTCCGCCAACTGTGGATGTCGTGACAACGATCATCAGTTTAGAATAATGCCGGTAACGAAGTCGATCAGAATCAGCGATAATTCGCAGTGCATTAAACAGATGCCCGGTAATGTCAAGAAACATTTCGTTAGGACAATCAACGACGGAATCAGCAATCCGGAATCGCCGTATGTCGATCATCAGCAAGCTATTCGCAACTATTTAAATCAGACGGTGCCAACGCAGCAACATCCTCGAGTGCGAGATCGCATGCCTTGCCAAGATAAATACGGCTTCGCCGACGAGAAAATCGATACTCGTCTAAAGAGTATGGCGCGCGGTTCTACAGGCAGATCACAGCCGAGGCACAGCTTCGACGATGGCTGCGTCGTCATGATGAGATCGTCGACGACGTGCGACAAGCCGAGGTTCCTGGACAGCTACAGTCAGAGCCACGGCGTGATAGCCGCATCTATCTACAAGGATCTCTGCAACGGGACTATAAAGTG CAAAAGTTTCCACTGTGATCCACAGgatcttttcaatttttttctggtCAGTACGATTTAA
- the Erk7 gene encoding mitogen-activated protein kinase 15 isoform X1, with product MMSGKKAAEKISEIDAHISKQYDIIRRLGKGAYGIVWKAIEKKRKDIIAVKKIFDAFRNQTDAQRTFREIMFLLSFANHENIIKLIGLHKADNDRDIYLVFEYMETDLHNIIKRGNILKDIHKVFIIYQLFKAIKYIHSGNVIHRDLKPSNVLLNAQCHCKIADFGLARSVTQIGEGDGETGSDPTLTDYVATRWYRAPEILIASKRYTKGIDMWSLGCILGEMLLGKPLFPGSSTINQVERIMATLPPPTDEDLLSVSAGYGTNLLEKTPTGPKQILKDLLPNVSEKALDLISNLIVFNPTQRLTAIKALEHPYVADFHRRGNEPERSSSVVPLLSDDVQLSVDEYRNKLYAMIDEKHRKHKNMSKSRLRRLSENIRKETSKNNPVIGQGDATVAYPSLSSRKAVRSSQSDNSARVTKTRGMNVSIEAPVQENLWHNVRNVATQYACNLTNGDFGSIPLAAAKSCFYLDQQHHSQLSKSQRSIQLDQMMMHGTGKSNQLATSVPRIKLRRACRQQPALIQASRPFASASANCGCRDNDHQFRIMPVTKSIRISDNSQCIKQMPGNVKKHFVRTINDGISNPESPYVDHQQAIRNYLNQTVPTQQHPRVRDRMPCQDKYGFADEKIDTRLKSMARGSTGRSQPRHSFDDGCVVMMRSSTTCDKPRFLDSYSQSHGVIAASIYKDLCNGTIKCKSFHCDPQDLFNFFLVSTI from the exons ATGATGTCAGGAAAGAAGGCTGCCGAGAAAATCTCCGAGATTGACGCGCACATCAGCAAACAATACGACATCATACGACGCCTCGGTAAAGGG gCGTATGGAATAGTATGGAAGGCGATCGAGAAGAAAAGGAAGGATATCATTGCggtgaaaaaaatctttgatgCCTTCAGAAATCAGACAGATGCGCAACGTACGTTCCGCGAGATTATGTTTCTACTGTCGTTTGCCAATCACGAGAACATCATAAAACTCATCGGACTGCACAAGGCGGACAACGATCGGGACATTTATCTCGTTTTCGAGTACATGG AAACCGATCTTCACAACATCATTAAGCGGGGCAACATCCTCAAGGACATCCACAAGGTCTTCATCATATACCAACTTTTTAAGGCAATCAAGTACATACACTCGGGCAATGTTATCCACAGAGATTTGAAG CCATCCAACGTACTCCTGAATGCGCAATGCCATTGCAAGATCGCAGATTTCGGACTGGCGCGCTCGGTAACGCAAATCGGTGAGGGCGATGGTGAGACTGGAAGTGATCCAACCTTGACGGATTACGTCGCAACCCGGTGGTATCGCGCACCAGAGATTCTCATAGCTTCAAAGAG ATACACAAAAGGAATAGATATGTGGTCCTTAGGCTGTATTCTCGGCGAAATGCTACTCGGAAAGCCACTCTTTCCCGGTTCGTCGACAATAAACCAAGTCGAAAGAATTATGGCGACCCTGCCACCACCGACAGACGAAG ATTTATTATCTGTTAGTGCTGGTTACGGAACTAATTTATTGGAAAAGACACCCACTGGACCCAAACAGATTCTAAAAGATCTGCTACCAAATGTGTCGGAGAAAGCATTGGATCTGATTAgcaatttaatagtttttaatcCCACGCAACGACTTACCGCTATCAAAGCGTTGGAGCATCCATACGTCGCCGA CTTTCACCGAAGGGGAAATGAACCGGAGAGAAGTTCCAGCGTCGTGCCGTTGTTGAGTGATGATGTGCAGCTTTCCGTCGATGAATACAGAAATAAACTTTACGCGATGATAGACGAAAAGCATCGAAAGCATAAAAACAT GTCAAAATCTAGACTGCGGCGATTATCCGAAAACATTAGAAAGGAAACTAGTAAAAATAATCCAGTGATCGGCCAAGGAGACGCGACTGTAG CATACCCATCATTGTCAAGTAGGAAGGCAGTCAGATCGTCTCAAAGCGATAATAGTGCGCGCGTTACAAAAACTCGGGGAATGAACGTTTCCATAGAAGCGCCGGTACAGGAAAATCTCTGGCACAATG TCAGGAATGTGGCGACGCAGTATGCCTGTAACTTGACGAATGGTGATTTTGGAAGCATACCTCTGGCGGCGGCTAAAAGCTGTTTCTACCTTGATCAACAGCACCATTCGCAGTTGTCAAAGTCCCAACGTTCCATACAATTGGATCAGATGATGATG CACGGCACCGGCAAATCGAACCAATTAGCGACGTCGGTACCTCGCATTAAACTGCGGAGAGCTTGCAGACAGCAACCAGCTCTCATTCAAGCGTCAAGACCTTTCGCCTCGGCGTCCGCCAACTGTGGATGTCGTGACAACGATCATCAGTTTAGAATAATGCCGGTAACGAAGTCGATCAGAATCAGCGATAATTCGCAGTGCATTAAACAGATGCCCGGTAATGTCAAGAAACATTTCGTTAGGACAATCAACGACGGAATCAGCAATCCGGAATCGCCGTATGTCGATCATCAGCAAGCTATTCGCAACTATTTAAATCAGACGGTGCCAACGCAGCAACATCCTCGAGTGCGAGATCGCATGCCTTGCCAAGATAAATACGGCTTCGCCGACGAGAAAATCGATACTCGTCTAAAGAGTATGGCGCGCGGTTCTACAGGCAGATCACAGCCGAGGCACAGCTTCGACGATGGCTGCGTCGTCATGATGAGATCGTCGACGACGTGCGACAAGCCGAGGTTCCTGGACAGCTACAGTCAGAGCCACGGCGTGATAGCCGCATCTATCTACAAGGATCTCTGCAACGGGACTATAAAGTG CAAAAGTTTCCACTGTGATCCACAGgatcttttcaatttttttctggtCAGTACGATTTAA
- the Erk7 gene encoding mitogen-activated protein kinase 15 isoform X2 — MFLLSFANHENIIKLIGLHKADNDRDIYLVFEYMETDLHNIIKRGNILKDIHKVFIIYQLFKAIKYIHSGNVIHRDLKPSNVLLNAQCHCKIADFGLARSVTQIGEGDGETGSDPTLTDYVATRWYRAPEILIASKRYTKGIDMWSLGCILGEMLLGKPLFPGSSTINQVERIMATLPPPTDEDLLSVSAGYGTNLLEKTPTGPKQILKDLLPNVSEKALDLISNLIVFNPTQRLTAIKALEHPYVADFHRRGNEPERSSSVVPLLSDDVQLSVDEYRNKLYAMIDEKHRKHKNMSKSRLRRLSENIRKETSKNNPVIGQGDATVAYPSLSSRKAVRSSQSDNSARVTKTRGMNVSIEAPVQENLWHNVRNVATQYACNLTNGDFGSIPLAAAKSCFYLDQQHHSQLSKSQRSIQLDQMMMHGTGKSNQLATSVPRIKLRRACRQQPALIQASRPFASASANCGCRDNDHQFRIMPVTKSIRISDNSQCIKQMPGNVKKHFVRTINDGISNPESPYVDHQQAIRNYLNQTVPTQQHPRVRDRMPCQDKYGFADEKIDTRLKSMARGSTGRSQPRHSFDDGCVVMMRSSTTCDKPRFLDSYSQSHGVIAASIYKDLCNGTIKCKSFHCDPQDLFNFFLVSTI; from the exons ATGTTTCTACTGTCGTTTGCCAATCACGAGAACATCATAAAACTCATCGGACTGCACAAGGCGGACAACGATCGGGACATTTATCTCGTTTTCGAGTACATGG AAACCGATCTTCACAACATCATTAAGCGGGGCAACATCCTCAAGGACATCCACAAGGTCTTCATCATATACCAACTTTTTAAGGCAATCAAGTACATACACTCGGGCAATGTTATCCACAGAGATTTGAAG CCATCCAACGTACTCCTGAATGCGCAATGCCATTGCAAGATCGCAGATTTCGGACTGGCGCGCTCGGTAACGCAAATCGGTGAGGGCGATGGTGAGACTGGAAGTGATCCAACCTTGACGGATTACGTCGCAACCCGGTGGTATCGCGCACCAGAGATTCTCATAGCTTCAAAGAG ATACACAAAAGGAATAGATATGTGGTCCTTAGGCTGTATTCTCGGCGAAATGCTACTCGGAAAGCCACTCTTTCCCGGTTCGTCGACAATAAACCAAGTCGAAAGAATTATGGCGACCCTGCCACCACCGACAGACGAAG ATTTATTATCTGTTAGTGCTGGTTACGGAACTAATTTATTGGAAAAGACACCCACTGGACCCAAACAGATTCTAAAAGATCTGCTACCAAATGTGTCGGAGAAAGCATTGGATCTGATTAgcaatttaatagtttttaatcCCACGCAACGACTTACCGCTATCAAAGCGTTGGAGCATCCATACGTCGCCGA CTTTCACCGAAGGGGAAATGAACCGGAGAGAAGTTCCAGCGTCGTGCCGTTGTTGAGTGATGATGTGCAGCTTTCCGTCGATGAATACAGAAATAAACTTTACGCGATGATAGACGAAAAGCATCGAAAGCATAAAAACAT GTCAAAATCTAGACTGCGGCGATTATCCGAAAACATTAGAAAGGAAACTAGTAAAAATAATCCAGTGATCGGCCAAGGAGACGCGACTGTAG CATACCCATCATTGTCAAGTAGGAAGGCAGTCAGATCGTCTCAAAGCGATAATAGTGCGCGCGTTACAAAAACTCGGGGAATGAACGTTTCCATAGAAGCGCCGGTACAGGAAAATCTCTGGCACAATG TCAGGAATGTGGCGACGCAGTATGCCTGTAACTTGACGAATGGTGATTTTGGAAGCATACCTCTGGCGGCGGCTAAAAGCTGTTTCTACCTTGATCAACAGCACCATTCGCAGTTGTCAAAGTCCCAACGTTCCATACAATTGGATCAGATGATGATG CACGGCACCGGCAAATCGAACCAATTAGCGACGTCGGTACCTCGCATTAAACTGCGGAGAGCTTGCAGACAGCAACCAGCTCTCATTCAAGCGTCAAGACCTTTCGCCTCGGCGTCCGCCAACTGTGGATGTCGTGACAACGATCATCAGTTTAGAATAATGCCGGTAACGAAGTCGATCAGAATCAGCGATAATTCGCAGTGCATTAAACAGATGCCCGGTAATGTCAAGAAACATTTCGTTAGGACAATCAACGACGGAATCAGCAATCCGGAATCGCCGTATGTCGATCATCAGCAAGCTATTCGCAACTATTTAAATCAGACGGTGCCAACGCAGCAACATCCTCGAGTGCGAGATCGCATGCCTTGCCAAGATAAATACGGCTTCGCCGACGAGAAAATCGATACTCGTCTAAAGAGTATGGCGCGCGGTTCTACAGGCAGATCACAGCCGAGGCACAGCTTCGACGATGGCTGCGTCGTCATGATGAGATCGTCGACGACGTGCGACAAGCCGAGGTTCCTGGACAGCTACAGTCAGAGCCACGGCGTGATAGCCGCATCTATCTACAAGGATCTCTGCAACGGGACTATAAAGTG CAAAAGTTTCCACTGTGATCCACAGgatcttttcaatttttttctggtCAGTACGATTTAA
- the Erk7 gene encoding extracellular signal-regulated kinase 2 isoform X4, with protein sequence MMSGKKAAEKISEIDAHISKQYDIIRRLGKGAYGIVWKAIEKKRKDIIAVKKIFDAFRNQTDAQRTFREIMFLLSFANHENIIKLIGLHKADNDRDIYLVFEYMETDLHNIIKRGNILKDIHKVFIIYQLFKAIKYIHSGNVIHRDLKPSNVLLNAQCHCKIADFGLARSVTQIGEGDGETGSDPTLTDYVATRWYRAPEILIASKRYTKGIDMWSLGCILGEMLLGKPLFPGSSTINQVERIMATLPPPTDEDLLSVSAGYGTNLLEKTPTGPKQILKDLLPNVSEKALDLISNLIVFNPTQRLTAIKALEHPYVADFHRRGNEPERSSSVVPLLSDDVQLSVDEYRNKLYAMIDEKHRKHKNMSKSRLRRLSENIRKETSKNNPVIGQGDATVAYPSLSSRKAVRSSQSDNSARVTKTRGMNVSIEAPVQENLWHNVRNVATQYACNLTNGDFGSIPLAAAKSCFYLDQQHHSQLSKSQRSIQLDQMMMHGTGKSNQLATSVPRIKLRRACRQQPALIQASRPFASASANCGCRDNDHQFRIMPDNQRRNQQSGIAVCRSSASYSQLFKSDGANAATSSSARSHALPR encoded by the exons ATGATGTCAGGAAAGAAGGCTGCCGAGAAAATCTCCGAGATTGACGCGCACATCAGCAAACAATACGACATCATACGACGCCTCGGTAAAGGG gCGTATGGAATAGTATGGAAGGCGATCGAGAAGAAAAGGAAGGATATCATTGCggtgaaaaaaatctttgatgCCTTCAGAAATCAGACAGATGCGCAACGTACGTTCCGCGAGATTATGTTTCTACTGTCGTTTGCCAATCACGAGAACATCATAAAACTCATCGGACTGCACAAGGCGGACAACGATCGGGACATTTATCTCGTTTTCGAGTACATGG AAACCGATCTTCACAACATCATTAAGCGGGGCAACATCCTCAAGGACATCCACAAGGTCTTCATCATATACCAACTTTTTAAGGCAATCAAGTACATACACTCGGGCAATGTTATCCACAGAGATTTGAAG CCATCCAACGTACTCCTGAATGCGCAATGCCATTGCAAGATCGCAGATTTCGGACTGGCGCGCTCGGTAACGCAAATCGGTGAGGGCGATGGTGAGACTGGAAGTGATCCAACCTTGACGGATTACGTCGCAACCCGGTGGTATCGCGCACCAGAGATTCTCATAGCTTCAAAGAG ATACACAAAAGGAATAGATATGTGGTCCTTAGGCTGTATTCTCGGCGAAATGCTACTCGGAAAGCCACTCTTTCCCGGTTCGTCGACAATAAACCAAGTCGAAAGAATTATGGCGACCCTGCCACCACCGACAGACGAAG ATTTATTATCTGTTAGTGCTGGTTACGGAACTAATTTATTGGAAAAGACACCCACTGGACCCAAACAGATTCTAAAAGATCTGCTACCAAATGTGTCGGAGAAAGCATTGGATCTGATTAgcaatttaatagtttttaatcCCACGCAACGACTTACCGCTATCAAAGCGTTGGAGCATCCATACGTCGCCGA CTTTCACCGAAGGGGAAATGAACCGGAGAGAAGTTCCAGCGTCGTGCCGTTGTTGAGTGATGATGTGCAGCTTTCCGTCGATGAATACAGAAATAAACTTTACGCGATGATAGACGAAAAGCATCGAAAGCATAAAAACAT GTCAAAATCTAGACTGCGGCGATTATCCGAAAACATTAGAAAGGAAACTAGTAAAAATAATCCAGTGATCGGCCAAGGAGACGCGACTGTAG CATACCCATCATTGTCAAGTAGGAAGGCAGTCAGATCGTCTCAAAGCGATAATAGTGCGCGCGTTACAAAAACTCGGGGAATGAACGTTTCCATAGAAGCGCCGGTACAGGAAAATCTCTGGCACAATG TCAGGAATGTGGCGACGCAGTATGCCTGTAACTTGACGAATGGTGATTTTGGAAGCATACCTCTGGCGGCGGCTAAAAGCTGTTTCTACCTTGATCAACAGCACCATTCGCAGTTGTCAAAGTCCCAACGTTCCATACAATTGGATCAGATGATGATG CACGGCACCGGCAAATCGAACCAATTAGCGACGTCGGTACCTCGCATTAAACTGCGGAGAGCTTGCAGACAGCAACCAGCTCTCATTCAAGCGTCAAGACCTTTCGCCTCGGCGTCCGCCAACTGTGGATGTCGTGACAACGATCATCAGTTTAGAATAATGCCG GACAATCAACGACGGAATCAGCAATCCGGAATCGCCGTATGTCGATCATCAGCAAGCTATTCGCAACTATTTAAATCAGACGGTGCCAACGCAGCAACATCCTCGAGTGCGAGATCGCATGCCTTGCCAAGATAA
- the LOC137001181 gene encoding uncharacterized protein produces MMGTPNSYRCVADRFDVGKGTAWRCVGKVVNALYLHLDKFITWPNREKAEEIWTCIKNRYKFPKVIGAIDGTHIKIATPKLHPEAYINRKGYHSIQLQVICDHELKFTHVYAGQVGSVHDMRVFRLSGFENLCTEQHFPENSHLLGDAAYSIQKCIMVPFKDNGHLTNAQITYNTRLSQARMMIERAIGLLKGRFRSLLDTLPMRRTDLIPKYIVACCILHNICINHDDYIDVPVIVQNECLQNVAQNVIQGLREEGVEKRNTIMYYLQNENYNL; encoded by the exons ATGATGGGAACTCCTAATTCTTATAG atgTGTTGCTGATCGATTTGATGTTGGCAAAGGAACTGCTTGGAGATGTGTAGGAAAAGTTGTAAATGCTTTGTATTTACATCTTGACAAATTTATCACATGGCCGAATAGAGAAAAAGCTGAAGAAATTTGGACATGCATTAAAAACAGATACAAATTTCCCAAAGTAATAGGAGCAATAGATGGCActcatattaaaattgctaCACCAAAACTGCATCCAGAGGCTTACATAAATAGAAAGGGCTATCACTCCATACAATTACag gtaaTATGTGatcatgaattaaaatttactcatGTTTATGCAGGACAGGTAGGGTCAGTGCATGACATGAGAGTTTTCAGATTATCAGGATTTGAAAACTTATGCACAGAGCAACACTTTCCTGAAAATAGTCATCTATTAGGCGACGCAGCATACAGCATTCAGAAATGTATAATGGTTCCTTTTAAAGACAACGGACATTTAACAAATGCacaaattacatataacacAAGGTTATCTCAAGCAAGAATGATGATAGAAAGAGCTATAGGCTTATTGAAAGGAAGATTTAGGAGTCTTTTGGATACATTGCCTATGAGAAGAACCGATTTAATACCGAAATATATAGTTGCATGTTGCATTCTAcacaatatttgtataaatcacGATGATTACATAGATGTGCCTGTTATTGTGCAAAATGAATGTCTACAAAATGTTGCTCAAAATGTAATACAAGGTCTGCGAGAGGAAGGTGTCGAAAAACGCAatacaataatgtattatttgcaaaatgaaaattataatttgtaa
- the LOC137001182 gene encoding uncharacterized protein has protein sequence MMTSAIRNMESKELTLIDAENNVEYSIIVSLEDAEKVRNDHEFAYALLEKAKRKKQKENRMKVNLKKRVISESENTDTDVVANVNDPSCSENDSTFELKDQHIWTRPETMLLINIYKEHMADFNNPKISTKRCWSMLSKKMEHAGYQISPTKCATKFQSLKRSYKSYRSQ, from the exons ATGATGACGAGTGCAATACGAAACATGGAGTCAAaagaattaactttaattgACGCGGAaaataatgttgaatattcaataattgtgTCGTTGGAAGACGCCGAGAAAGTAAGAAATG atCACGAATTTGCATACGCCTTATtagaaaaagcaaaaagaaagaagcaaaaagaaaatcgtATGAAagtaaatctaaaaaaaagagtTATATCAGAATCag aaaatacagACACGGACGTAGTTGCTAATGTAAACGACCCAAGCTGTAGTGAAAACGATTCAACTTTCGAGTTAAaag ATCAACATATATGGACCCGTCCAGAAACAATGctgcttataaatatatataaagaacatATGGCAGATTTCAATAATCctaaaatttcaacaaaacgATGCTGGAGCATGTTATCCAAAAAAATGGAACATGCAGGATATCAAATATCTCCTACAAAATGCGcaacaaaatttcaaagtcTAAAAAGGTCATATAAGTCCTACAGATCACAATAA